From a single Raphanus sativus cultivar WK10039 chromosome 3, ASM80110v3, whole genome shotgun sequence genomic region:
- the LOC108844781 gene encoding uncharacterized protein LOC108844781, translated as MATSLLNRTTTTLAKSSESGDDSSYSTRRSIPRRHRSLSRFSHRTPDPDDAADATPMRKGKFVNTVRGSGFGGEISLDDLAVEFFESFSSESGLSSSERGRSGSRKSIEGGGDVTSHSQRRGRSVSRVGSSGNNGGVRRLDADTESSRRRRSLSRNPSSTREVTGGLDPGRSNSSRRRSVSRQPPRERVNSGENSGGRAIGADREKENSRRRQRSLSVVRRRIDNSESDGDQLQHSSNSRDLKKSGKSLNGGSGKPAQGPRRSLSQNPIKYHDGYSSHSSALTDDEGKESNSIKHGTEKIIRTVYAQNKVTPKKRESLGNSDYGSQRKSHDDHHAISTFKKSYATKLQESEERKRDLLAEIMLEEQRGRELSMNLKELLTENSSEADEKPSRMRKRSKDRSRRLSMGLTDEAEQFIDEFISNIEDTDFSSFEDEKSESSSSFGLIKSQNSQSTTVPKSVPVEMDGVMLPWLQWETPDDTCTALTCLNKSPHTPNAKPFVWESDPTQDASSGQGTSNGTISSRGSWSPYESATKTVSPIRRLKIDVSEYLKRPNSADILNETWKLRHRISSGSLVLCSRSLI; from the exons ATGGCGACTTCCCTTCTCAATCGAACGACGACGACGCTAGCTAAATCTTCGGAGAGTGGCGACGACTCCTCTTACTCAACACGGAGGTCTATCCCCAGGAGGCACCGGAGCTTGAGCCGTTTCTCCCACCGCACGCCGGATCCAGACGACGCCGCCGACGCGACTCCGATGAGAAAGGGCAAATTCGTAAACACCGTGAGAGGCTCCGGATTCGGCGGCGAAATCAGCCTCGACGACTTAGCCGTGGAGTTCTTCGAGTCCTTCTCCAGCGAGAGCGGGCTTAGCAGCAGCGAAAGAGGACGATCCGGCTCCAGGAAGTCCATTGAAGGAGGAGGAGACGTGACGTCCCATTCGCAGAGGCGTGGACGGTCTGTGTCTAGGGTTGGTTCTAGTGGTAATAACGGTGGCGTACGGAGGTTAGATGCGGACACCGAGAGCTCGAGACGGCGGAGGTCGTTGTCTCGAAATCCGTCGTCGACGAGAGAAGTTACCGGTGGATTAGATCCGGGAAGGAGCAATTCGAGTCGGCGACGGTCGGTGTCTAGACAACCGCCGCGGGAGAGGGTTAATTCCGGTGAGAACAGTGGGGGTAGGGCGATTGGGGCTGATCGGGAAAAGGAGAATTCGCGGCGGCGACAACGGTCGCTTTCTGTTGTCCGCCGCCGGATTGACAATTCCGAG AGTGATGGAGATCAATTGCAGCATTCAAGCAATTCAAGGGACTTGAAGAAGAGTGGAAAGAGTCTAAATGGTGGGTCTGGTAAACCTGCACAAGGTCCTAGGAGGTCTCTTAGTCAAAATCCAATCAAATATCATGATGGCTACTCT AGCCATTCTTCTGCACTCACAGATGATGAAGGAAAGGAGTCCAACTCGATCAAGCATGGAACTGAGAAGATAATTCGGACAGTATATGCCCAAAATAAG GTAACACCAAAGAAAAGAGAATCTTTGGGGAACTCTGATTATGGTAGCCAGCGAAAGTCCCATGATGATCACCATGCTATCTCCACATTTAAGAAAAGTTATGCAACTAAATTGCAAGAG TCTGAGGAGCGCAAGCGAGATTTGCTGGCTGAGATAATGTTGGAGGAGCAGCGTGGTAGGGAGCTTTCTATGAACTTAAAAGAGTTGCTCACTGAAAATAGCTCTGAAGCTGATGAAAAGCCGTCAAGGATGCGGAAG AGGAGCAAGGACCGGAGCAGAAGGTTGTCCATGGGTTTGACAGATGAAGCAGAGCAATTCATCGACGAATTCATTTCGAACATAGAAGACACAGACTTTTCGTCATTTGAAGATGAGAAGAGCGAAAGTAGTTCAAGTTTCGGGTTGATCAAATCACAAAACTCTCAAAGCACCACTGTTCCAAAGAGTGTTCCTGTTGAAATGGACGGTGTTATGCTTCCTTGGTTGCAATGGGAAACGCCAGACGACACTTGTACTGCACTGACATGCCTTAACAAGTCACCCCACACGCCAAATGCAAAACCTTTTGTCTGGGAATCTGATCCAACTCAG GATGCATCGAGTGGGCAAGGGACGAGCAATGGTACCATAAGTAGCAGAGGGAGTTGGAGCCCATATGAGTCTGCCACAAAGACTGTGAGTCCCATAAGAAGACTAAAGATAGATGTGTCCGAATATCTGAAGCGACCTAACAGTGCGGATATTCTAAATGAAACGTGGAAGCTAAGGCACAGAATCAGTTCGGGAAGTCTTGTGCTCTGTAGCCGCTCATTGATCTAA